Genomic window (Deinococcus arcticus):
GCTATTCCCGGCGACGATCTGGAACGCGGCTTTGGCGAATTGCTGGCCGAGCAGCTGGAATTTGCAGACATCGTGGTGCTGAACAAACTGGACCTGGCCGCCCCCGACGACGTGGCGGCGCTGCGCGACCTCGTGCGCATCACCAACCCGCGCGCCCGGGTGCTGGACGCCGTGCGCGGCGTGCTGCCCGCCGGGGCTCTGCTGAACACCGGCCTGTTCGACTTTGACCAGGCCAGCGGGCTGGACGCCTGGATGGCCGAGCTGGGCAAAGCGCACGCCCCGGAGTCGGAAACCTACGGGCTGGACACGCACCTGTTCCGCGCCCAGAAGCCCTTCGACCCCGACCGCCTGACCCGCGCGCTCACGGCTGGGCTGCCAAAGAACGTGATTCGCTCCAAGGGCTGGATCAATCTGGGCGACGGCGTGGCCACCCTGTGGAACCACACCGGGCGGCAGCTGGCACTGGAACAGGCCGGCGAGTGGCTGGACCCCGCGCAGGCCCACAGCGAACTGGTGTTTATTGGCCGCGCGCTGGACGGCGAGGCGCTGGACGGGCTGCTGACTGAGGCCCTGCAGGGCTGAGGACGGAGCGCCGACGATGGAACAGCACGCTGGCGCCTTGCCCAAGCTGCGTTGTCATCAGAGGTGTTCCGTCTGTTCTCGGGTTCGCGCGGCACGTCCGCTCACTCCTCGCCTGCGGCCCACCTGCCTTCCGTCTGAGCACAGGCCCGCCGAAGGTGTGACCCTGCCCCTTTCCCTACTCGCCGGATATGATAAGGAGAAATCAAGATGAGCCGTGAATGTTACCTGACAGGCAAGAAGAACATGGTGGTCAACAGTGTGGTCCGGCGCGGCAAGGCGCGCGCCAAGGGCGGCGTGGGCCGCAAGATCACGGGCGTCACCAAGCGGGTGCAGCGGGCCAACCTGCACAAGCGGACTATCCGCGAGGGCGGCGTGGTCAAGACCGTATGGCTGAGTGCCTCGGCGCTGCGCACCCTGGGCCGGGGGCTGGTGCGGGGCACCGAACTCGTATGAGGCGGCTGCCCGTTCTGGCCGCCCTGCTGGTGGGCGCCGCCCAGGCCGCGCCCCTGCAGGTGAGCGCCACCACCAGCATCATGGCGGACTTTGTGCAGGCGGTGGGCGGCAGCCGCGTGAAGGTGACCACCATCGTGCCCCCGGGCGGCGATACCCACACCTTTCAGCCCTCCACCGGCGTGATTCGCGCCCTGGCCCAGAGCCGCGCGCTGTTTGCCAATGGGGCAGGCCTGGAACCCTGGCTGCCCAGACTGCAGGCCAGC
Coding sequences:
- a CDS encoding CobW family GTP-binding protein translates to MTSPGSSTPFPASVPITVLCGFLGAGKTTLLNHLLTQTEGQRIAVIVNEFGAVNIDASLVVKTDEQITELSNGCICCTLRGDLLQAVDELLSTRELDAILIESTGIGEPLPIAQTFCLTPEELDLAPEDGQGPLPSLLGRVHVDAMVTVVDSAQFFPLWNRQDAIPGDDLERGFGELLAEQLEFADIVVLNKLDLAAPDDVAALRDLVRITNPRARVLDAVRGVLPAGALLNTGLFDFDQASGLDAWMAELGKAHAPESETYGLDTHLFRAQKPFDPDRLTRALTAGLPKNVIRSKGWINLGDGVATLWNHTGRQLALEQAGEWLDPAQAHSELVFIGRALDGEALDGLLTEALQG
- the rpmB gene encoding 50S ribosomal protein L28, coding for MSRECYLTGKKNMVVNSVVRRGKARAKGGVGRKITGVTKRVQRANLHKRTIREGGVVKTVWLSASALRTLGRGLVRGTELV